TACATGAGAAGACACAAGCTTCTGTTACCAAGGCCACACAGCATAGTTTCTATTACTACAAGTTTTAACCCAGTTTATCAAAGAGAACAAGAACGAAAAGGGACAACATTTTTAACAACTCGGGACACACATCAGAAATACAACTGCCTACAATTTGTTGCATCGATATCAGACGGACAATATGGACACTTGAAAGTTCTTGTGCTGTTCTTTGACATCTTTGTGATAGATTGCTTGCAAAGCACATGGCCACATGACATCAACATTGACGGATTATCTTCGGTGGATTGCTCCTTAGAGACTGGACATACAAATATGGAATGGAACTGAAACTCCTTGTCCAACTCAACCGGCACAGGCAACTGCTTCATAGTCTGCCATTCCAGCTTCTTTCCGGTCATTACATTCATGAACTTCAGAAGAGGGGGTAGCCCCTGGGCCCCTGCTGCTATTGTTACAGTCAATGGACTTTCACAAGACTGCCCTTGAATGTTGCAGAACTGCCTGGTTAGCTCCTCAGCGACTTTGTCCCAATTGGTCGGTGATAATAGTTGCGCATATGGTGAACGATCAAGCCTTCCAGTCCACAAGATACAAATCACAAGCTTTTGAATTTCAGGCATATGGTCAGAAGCAAATGAAGAAAGGTAAGTTCTAGCATACTGGAGAGCTTCATCTCTGCTTTGCTTTTGCAGTATTTCTATAAATTGCAGGCTATGAAGTTTCAGTAATAGATCTGACCCACTTTCATTGAGTTTATCAGAGTTGGCAACAGCCCAATTCAGTGCAGGCTGTACATTCCGACATTTCATGGCATCAAGTATCTGAAACATTTCCTGAAATAGTAATTTCATTGCATGTGCAGATTCTGGTTCCTCGGTCTCTTCCACAAAACAGTCACCAACTTCAAATAAACCCTGCCTGTAGAGATGGCTGGCTATTATCTCATTAACTGTGTGTGTATTAAGTTCAACGTTTCTATAAGCCTTTGATATATCTGGATTGAAGGATTTTTCAAGAAGCTTTGGATATTTGCTCGCTGCTATATTCACTTCTTTTTGTGTGCTTTCCAGCTGACTTAGTGGGGCCCTGCCTTTTAACTTGATTTTAAGTTCAGCGAGAACAGACCGATAATCAAGTTGGGAGTTGAGGCCATTTGCTGATTGTAGTTTTTGTAATGCCTGTTCTAATTCTTGGTCAATCTGGTCAATAACTTCTTGAAATTTAGAGCAGGATAGTTTCTGCTTCTTTGTAACACGATCAAATGCATCTTTAATGGAATTCAACTCCATTAGCAATCACACAGAATGTGTCAGTATATGGATCAGCACAGCtgcaaaataacaaataaaacgAAAATATGCGTTTAATTTCCATTACTGGAATTAACTTTACTACTCAAGAATCACATTTAAAGCCTCCAGCAGGCAAACATCAAAACATGTCACCTCATgctgaaaaataaaaaacaaatttgAAGCTTCCAACAGACAAACATCAAAACAGCCATTTGAAATCATGCCACAATAGTGAAAAACTACTTTACAATCGACATGATATTAATTGTAAATTAAAGTTGTCAACAAAGAGAGCAAATATTATGTGGAAGTCAGTATAAAGCTATAGAAGCATTGAACTACCATCATTCCTGATAGAACGAGCATCTTATTCATTAATAAACAAATGCAACCACAATAAACGATTATGGCATGTGATCATAATAAATGATAATCGAGTTAGGGAAAATATTTGGAACAATCAACCAATAAATCTTGTACGCTTGCATTCAGAAAAAAAACTAAGAAGGGCAGTGCCCGTGTAACATCTTGCTTCTCAACTCGACCAAATCCCAAAAGTATGCAATCACTCGATCTGAGTAGAAGGTTACAGCGACATAGATATTACAGCATTAACTCAACTAGTATTATCAAACCTCTCTCCTTACAGATCTTTAAGTTGTTCATTGATGTCATGTCCAAAGGTatgaaagaatgatgcatttaaAAAAGGAATTTAGGGCGATACTGGGACACTCTGAAAGCAAAAAAGCACCTACTGGAACTTGCAATCAAGTGCTAATGAAAAGTTTTTAACTATGAACTCCTAATTACATTTCCATTaatctatctatctatataatCTAGTGTGTGTTTGAGTATATATATTATTGCTTCACACAAATTTCAGTGGAAAAGACTAGCAAATACTTTGTGCAAAGAAAAGCTTGGAGCTTTTGGAATAAGATACAAGAAGTGCCCACATTTAAAAGCCCCATCCACTGTGCAAAAAAACCTATGGCCTGGTTTTTGGTGTTGACTAAATATGAACAATTTACCAAACTTGAA
The genomic region above belongs to Humulus lupulus chromosome 1, drHumLupu1.1, whole genome shotgun sequence and contains:
- the LOC133806880 gene encoding protein RMD5 homolog, producing the protein MELNSIKDAFDRVTKKQKLSCSKFQEVIDQIDQELEQALQKLQSANGLNSQLDYRSVLAELKIKLKGRAPLSQLESTQKEVNIAASKYPKLLEKSFNPDISKAYRNVELNTHTVNEIIASHLYRQGLFEVGDCFVEETEEPESAHAMKLLFQEMFQILDAMKCRNVQPALNWAVANSDKLNESGSDLLLKLHSLQFIEILQKQSRDEALQYARTYLSSFASDHMPEIQKLVICILWTGRLDRSPYAQLLSPTNWDKVAEELTRQFCNIQGQSCESPLTVTIAAGAQGLPPLLKFMNVMTGKKLEWQTMKQLPVPVELDKEFQFHSIFVCPVSKEQSTEDNPSMLMSCGHVLCKQSITKMSKNSTRTFKCPYCPSDIDATNCRQLYF